The genomic stretch ACGGTGTTGCCAGCAGTCGACGAAATGACGATTACCGGAGGGCGAGCCTCGCCCTGTTCGTTCAGAACGCGCAGGAAACGTACCCCGTCCATTTTCGGCATCACGAGGTCGAGCACGACCAGGTCGATCCCACCCTCGGCCAGACGCGCCAGCGCAGCCTCGCCGTCAGGCGCGGTCGACACCTCGTAGCCTTCCACCTCCAGCGTAATCTGCAGGAGACTGGCGAGGATCTCGTCATCGTCGACGATAAGGATATGCGGAACAGTCATCCGATGCGCCTCAGTTTCACGTTGAATCCGAACCCATTGGCCTCGCGGCCCCAGTAGGAGACGCTGCCCCCCCATTTTGCGGTGCGGGCGATGCCGCGATTGATCTGGCGGTACTCGCCGACCGACTGGTCCTCACCCTTCGTGAGCAGATAGACGAGCCGGCCGAAGCCGATCCCGAAACCGCCGGCGATGTGGACCAGCGTCTCGGTGTTCTTCTCCTCGAGCCGGACCGTGACCGTCTCGCCTTGCGGCGTGTCGGCCACCACGACGCGGAGCATGGCTTCCAGCATGTCGCCCAAGGCGCGCGGCTCGGCGATGGTGAAGCCGCTCATCGCCGGCAGCTGGATATCGATCCCGACTTCCAGCTCTTCGGCCATCTCGACGGTTTTCTCGAGCGTCTGGAGGACCAGCGCGCGCGCATCGACAGGGTAACAGGCCTCGACCAGCTCCTCATTTGCACCGCGTACCAGCTCGGCGACCTCGTCCAGCCGCCCGGTCGCGCGGCGCGCAGCCTCGCCGATCCGCCCCACGATCGGGCCGATCTTCTCCGCGCCGACCCGCGGGTCCCTTGCCAGGTCGGCGGCGAGCAGGATGGCTTCGAGATCGTTGCGAAGCTGGAGGTCGATAAACAGGCCGACCGACTGGCGCAGGTCTGCAGCG from Qipengyuania profundimaris encodes the following:
- a CDS encoding response regulator encodes the protein MTVPHILIVDDDEILASLLQITLEVEGYEVSTAPDGEAALARLAEGGIDLVVLDLVMPKMDGVRFLRVLNEQGEARPPVIVISSTAGNTVSDEFRALGVVAIARKPVEPSWLVQNIAGALGRGAANAE